In Pseudobythopirellula maris, a single window of DNA contains:
- a CDS encoding YbaB/EbfC family nucleoid-associated protein translates to MLKGLGNLANIGQMMQQAKEMGSKMKAMQEELKAQKVTGSAGGGMVEVDANGAGEVLAVRIDPSLKEKGDMELVEGLLPAACNAAAQKARELHAEKMQEITGGMPGLGEAMAGLTGEE, encoded by the coding sequence ATGCTCAAGGGACTTGGCAACTTGGCGAACATTGGTCAGATGATGCAGCAGGCCAAGGAGATGGGCTCCAAGATGAAAGCGATGCAGGAGGAGCTCAAGGCGCAGAAAGTGACCGGCTCGGCCGGCGGCGGCATGGTCGAGGTCGACGCCAACGGCGCCGGCGAGGTGCTCGCCGTGCGGATCGACCCGTCGCTCAAGGAGAAGGGCGACATGGAGCTGGTCGAGGGCCTGCTGCCCGCCGCCTGCAACGCCGCCGCGCAGAAAGCGCGCGAGCTGCACGCCGAGAAGATGCAGGAGATCACCGGCGGCATGCCGGGCCTGGGCGAAGCGATGGCCGGCCTGACGGGCGAAGAGTAA
- the panB gene encoding 3-methyl-2-oxobutanoate hydroxymethyltransferase, which translates to MPADKQLTVPKFTAMKAEGRKITVLTAYDYTMARMVDAAGVDAILVGDTLSMVVQGHGNTLPVSLDEMVYHAEMVGRAVEHALVIVDLPFPSYHLGAHKAIENAGRILKETRCQAVKLEGGVDQAEVISALVGAGIPVMGHVGLRPQNVHTLGGYRVQRDRKQLLADAQAVERAGAFSVVLECVPSDIAAEISKKLRIPTIGIGAGPACDGQVLVLNDMLGMTSGYVPKFVKQYADLKGEVARAVGSYCEEVRSGEFPAPEHGYE; encoded by the coding sequence ATGCCCGCCGACAAGCAGCTCACGGTCCCCAAATTCACCGCCATGAAAGCGGAGGGTCGTAAGATCACGGTCCTCACGGCCTACGATTACACGATGGCCCGCATGGTCGACGCCGCCGGCGTCGACGCGATCCTGGTGGGCGACACGCTCTCGATGGTCGTCCAGGGCCACGGCAACACGTTGCCCGTCTCGCTTGACGAGATGGTCTACCACGCCGAGATGGTCGGCCGCGCGGTGGAGCACGCCCTGGTGATCGTCGACCTGCCGTTCCCGAGCTACCACCTGGGCGCGCACAAGGCGATCGAGAACGCCGGCCGGATCCTCAAGGAGACCCGTTGCCAAGCGGTCAAGCTCGAAGGGGGCGTCGACCAGGCCGAGGTGATCTCCGCCCTGGTGGGCGCCGGCATCCCGGTCATGGGCCACGTCGGCCTCAGGCCGCAGAATGTCCACACACTGGGCGGCTACCGCGTGCAGCGCGACCGCAAGCAACTGCTGGCCGACGCCCAGGCGGTCGAGCGGGCCGGCGCCTTCTCGGTCGTGCTGGAGTGCGTGCCAAGCGACATCGCCGCCGAGATCAGCAAGAAGCTCCGCATCCCGACGATCGGCATCGGCGCGGGCCCCGCGTGCGACGGCCAGGTGCTCGTGCTCAACGACATGCTCGGCATGACGAGCGGCTACGTGCCGAAGTTCGTCAAGCAGTACGCCGACTTGAAGGGCGAAGTCGCGCGGGCCGTCGGCTCGTACTGCGAAGAGGTCCGCAGCGGCGAGTTCCCGGCGCCGGAGCACGGTTACGAATAA
- a CDS encoding class I SAM-dependent methyltransferase translates to MSLPSWRLPPGVTRGAMDYAASTSVARDYDKYHADNPLFEYEEQILQEEFGGPPPAGVIADLGCGSGRALLPLMRQGWRGLAVDLSEEMLAVVREKAEAENLTADCVRANLVEMGAALVPDGSANHAICLFSTLGMIHGRANRRAALGHMRRVLKPGGRLVLHVHNFWFNLRDPGGPGWVLRSLWRGASEKGFDTGDKYYAYRGVPNFFLHVFRKSELRADLASAGLRVRRWEHLDVRRRHALRSPWWLPALRANGWIVVCESTA, encoded by the coding sequence ATGAGCTTACCCTCCTGGCGACTGCCCCCCGGCGTGACGCGTGGCGCGATGGACTACGCCGCCTCGACGAGCGTGGCCCGCGACTACGACAAGTACCACGCCGACAACCCGCTGTTCGAGTACGAAGAACAGATCCTCCAAGAGGAGTTCGGCGGGCCGCCCCCAGCCGGCGTGATCGCCGACCTCGGCTGCGGCAGCGGCCGCGCGCTGCTGCCGCTGATGCGGCAGGGCTGGCGCGGGTTGGCGGTCGACCTCTCCGAGGAGATGCTCGCCGTGGTGCGCGAGAAAGCCGAAGCGGAAAACCTAACGGCCGATTGCGTGCGGGCCAACCTCGTGGAGATGGGCGCCGCGCTCGTGCCCGACGGCTCGGCCAACCACGCGATCTGCCTGTTCAGCACGCTCGGCATGATCCACGGCCGGGCGAACCGCCGCGCGGCGCTGGGCCACATGCGTCGGGTCCTCAAGCCGGGCGGGCGGCTCGTGCTGCACGTGCACAACTTCTGGTTCAACCTGCGCGACCCCGGCGGGCCGGGTTGGGTGCTGCGGAGCTTGTGGCGCGGCGCGAGCGAGAAGGGCTTCGACACGGGCGACAAGTACTACGCCTACCGCGGCGTGCCGAATTTCTTCTTGCACGTGTTTCGCAAGAGCGAGCTGCGCGCCGACTTGGCTTCGGCAGGGCTGCGTGTGCGGCGTTGGGAGCACCTCGATGTCCGCCGCCGCCACGCGCTCCGATCGCCCTGGTGGCTCCCGGCCCTCAGAGCCAACGGCTGGATCGTGGTCTGCGAGAGCACCGCGTGA
- a CDS encoding DUF1559 family PulG-like putative transporter, with protein MRSREPERVSRCRVNIRTTAGALLRYASEESHRLRQARTGAIDPSVHSWRTHLLPYLGHESVRSQYRLDEPWNGEANKAARSHLIPEYSCDNDDCRVNSPRALSDATTSYFAVVGPRTAWGVLSSGDTISDDPSRTILLIEQLDRGVAWSNPTDIEFGQALALLTDFQVVPSGRHFSWGKPGFFDKPPPRASPQGFNVAFADGSARFVSVPIPRDLAIAVLTANGGERISDDDFSRLYRAEIDYSKIYAFTFFVLMSLLPALRWFPIRSVAAVGRGVLPSSNRPPQSRDGSQDHASA; from the coding sequence ATGAGATCTCGGGAGCCTGAACGAGTATCGCGTTGCAGAGTAAATATCCGAACGACCGCGGGTGCGTTACTGCGATACGCGTCGGAAGAATCGCACCGTCTACGTCAAGCACGGACGGGAGCTATCGACCCAAGTGTGCATAGCTGGAGAACACACCTGCTTCCGTATCTGGGCCACGAGTCGGTGAGAAGCCAGTATCGGTTGGACGAGCCTTGGAATGGCGAGGCAAACAAGGCCGCTCGCAGCCACCTAATACCTGAATATTCTTGCGATAACGATGACTGTAGGGTTAACTCACCGCGTGCCCTCAGCGATGCCACCACCAGTTACTTTGCAGTTGTAGGGCCAAGGACTGCTTGGGGAGTTCTTTCATCAGGTGACACGATCAGCGATGATCCTAGCCGTACAATTCTTCTTATCGAACAGTTAGATAGAGGCGTTGCCTGGAGTAACCCAACCGATATCGAGTTCGGTCAGGCGCTTGCCCTACTAACGGATTTTCAGGTGGTGCCTTCGGGACGTCACTTTAGCTGGGGGAAGCCTGGCTTCTTCGACAAGCCTCCACCACGTGCTAGCCCGCAGGGCTTCAACGTGGCGTTCGCCGATGGAAGCGCTAGGTTCGTGTCAGTGCCTATACCACGCGACCTGGCAATCGCTGTACTCACAGCGAATGGAGGGGAGCGAATTAGCGACGATGATTTCTCCCGACTCTACCGTGCAGAGATTGACTATTCGAAGATCTACGCCTTCACCTTCTTTGTGCTGATGTCACTACTGCCCGCCCTGCGTTGGTTTCCCATACGCTCGGTCGCAGCTGTGGGCAGGGGAGTTCTGCCAAGCTCAAATCGACCGCCTCAGTCACGCGATGGATCGCAGGATCACGCCTCGGCGTGA
- a CDS encoding carbon storage regulator: MLVLSRKESQRIRLGDSIVVSVVKISGDKVRIGIEAPNDVLVLRDELEAWGADGPGQAAPEQHALPRSA; this comes from the coding sequence ATGCTGGTGCTGTCACGCAAAGAGAGCCAACGGATTCGGCTCGGCGATTCGATTGTGGTTTCGGTGGTTAAAATCTCGGGCGACAAGGTGCGCATCGGCATCGAGGCGCCCAACGACGTGCTCGTGCTCCGCGACGAGCTCGAAGCCTGGGGGGCCGATGGCCCGGGCCAGGCCGCTCCGGAGCAGCACGCGTTGCCTCGCAGCGCCTGA
- a CDS encoding cold-shock protein: MLQGTIKKLTDKGFGFIQGEGGDIFFHHSSVNGANFDDLREGQTVEYTEGEGPKGPRAESVTVVE; encoded by the coding sequence GTGTTGCAGGGTACGATTAAGAAGTTGACCGACAAGGGATTTGGCTTCATCCAGGGCGAGGGGGGAGACATCTTCTTCCACCACTCGTCGGTGAACGGCGCCAATTTCGACGACCTCCGCGAGGGCCAGACGGTGGAATACACCGAAGGCGAGGGACCGAAGGGCCCGCGGGCTGAGAGCGTGACGGTGGTTGAGTGA
- a CDS encoding SpoVG family protein: MKITEVRIKLMEDPGERLKAFCSITFDDCFVVRDLKIIEGASGPFVAMPSRKLTTHCGKCGSKNHLRAHHCNHCGERQPEFRAVKDGDGRTKLYADIAHPINSRCREMIQEHVVREFDKELERAKDPNYVSRYDDFDGGDYTEADESHASSLRFDKPHTKAESSRPHHPPHGDPSKSSVAPHFPPGSSNNGDTASGDSRKASGGEGFGAGIF; the protein is encoded by the coding sequence GTGAAAATCACCGAGGTTCGCATCAAGCTCATGGAGGATCCGGGCGAACGCCTCAAGGCGTTCTGCTCGATCACCTTTGACGACTGCTTCGTCGTGCGCGATCTGAAAATCATCGAGGGCGCGAGCGGCCCGTTCGTCGCGATGCCCAGTCGAAAACTCACCACCCATTGCGGCAAGTGTGGCTCGAAGAACCACCTGAGGGCGCACCACTGCAACCACTGCGGCGAGCGTCAGCCCGAGTTCCGCGCCGTCAAAGACGGCGACGGCCGCACGAAGCTGTACGCGGACATCGCCCACCCGATCAACTCGCGCTGCCGTGAGATGATCCAGGAGCACGTGGTCCGCGAGTTCGACAAAGAGCTCGAGCGGGCGAAGGACCCGAATTACGTCTCCCGCTACGACGATTTCGACGGCGGCGACTACACCGAGGCGGACGAGTCGCACGCCAGCTCGCTGCGCTTCGACAAGCCGCACACCAAGGCCGAGTCGAGTCGCCCCCACCACCCGCCGCACGGCGACCCCAGCAAGTCGTCGGTGGCGCCGCATTTCCCGCCGGGCTCGAGCAACAACGGCGATACGGCGAGCGGCGATTCGCGCAAGGCGAGCGGCGGCGAGGGGTTTGGCGCGGGCATCTTTTAG
- the dnaX gene encoding DNA polymerase III subunit gamma/tau — protein MPTEAVPTPNPATPHGAGGDEYQVVARRYRPQSFDALVGQEHVARALKQAITSGRIGHAYLFTGARGVGKTSAARILAKALNCTGPRPDGSAGDGPTPEPCGECDVCLSVASGDDVDVLEIDGASNRGIDEIRQLRQNVGIRPSRSHFKVYIIDEVHMLTKEAFNALLKTLEEPPEHVKFIFATTEPNKIPITILSRCQRFDFAGIAAASIRQRLAQIAEAEGVQVEGEALQILAARAAGSMRDSQSLLEQLLAVADGAVTAEDVNRLLGVAPAQRIEGLARAIAVHDAAAALGELASTLEGGAEVGQLVDQLMGYFRDAMTLAVGCSPEQAINILPAQAETAGELGKSIGVANLLAVMQVLDNAAARMRISLHTRTLAEMAIVRACELEDLQELANLAAELRGDAPPAPRPSRPPAPRPPAPETVAPAPTSPQASPSPAPTPRPNVQQRTVQQPSQQQNSAPPAVAPPAASAAPASAAPPPAAEPPARAESANAAPEGLAAQFAQLSSRAPRQAAPAAAAQGSPQAAAGGEQAPAAEASAADAATPEPAGVAPPPPDSPIDNNLAATLWRQASEAVGGLAATFASSASRVEVGAGDRWTVVFSDAMSKEQCEQPARRTELNTALARSAGRKIELTLQIDPTAAPPPEPAARVSPREKRAQVAEQPFVRRALELFESEPERLRYTPPKGE, from the coding sequence ATGCCGACCGAGGCCGTCCCCACGCCGAACCCCGCCACGCCCCACGGCGCCGGCGGCGACGAGTACCAGGTGGTGGCCCGCCGCTACCGGCCCCAGTCGTTCGACGCCCTGGTCGGCCAGGAGCACGTCGCCAGGGCGCTCAAGCAGGCGATCACTTCGGGCCGCATCGGCCACGCCTACCTGTTCACCGGCGCCCGCGGCGTGGGCAAGACCTCGGCCGCCCGCATATTGGCCAAGGCCCTCAACTGCACAGGCCCCCGCCCGGATGGGAGCGCGGGCGACGGCCCCACGCCCGAGCCGTGCGGCGAGTGCGACGTTTGCCTGAGTGTCGCCTCGGGCGACGACGTCGACGTGCTGGAGATCGACGGCGCGAGCAACCGCGGCATCGACGAGATCCGCCAGCTGCGGCAGAACGTCGGCATCCGGCCGAGCCGGTCGCACTTCAAGGTGTACATCATCGACGAAGTGCACATGCTCACCAAGGAGGCGTTCAACGCGCTCCTGAAGACGCTCGAGGAGCCGCCCGAGCACGTCAAATTCATCTTCGCCACGACCGAGCCGAACAAGATACCGATCACGATCTTGTCGCGTTGCCAGCGGTTCGACTTCGCGGGGATCGCGGCGGCCTCGATCCGCCAGCGGCTCGCCCAGATCGCCGAGGCCGAAGGCGTGCAGGTCGAGGGCGAGGCGCTGCAGATCTTGGCGGCCCGGGCGGCCGGTTCGATGCGCGACAGCCAGTCGCTGCTCGAGCAGCTGCTGGCGGTGGCCGACGGCGCCGTGACGGCGGAAGACGTGAACCGGCTGCTGGGCGTCGCCCCCGCGCAGCGGATCGAAGGCCTGGCCCGGGCGATCGCCGTGCACGACGCCGCCGCCGCGCTCGGCGAGCTCGCCTCGACCCTCGAAGGTGGGGCCGAGGTCGGCCAGTTGGTCGACCAACTGATGGGCTACTTCCGCGACGCGATGACGCTCGCCGTAGGCTGCTCGCCGGAGCAGGCGATCAACATCTTGCCCGCCCAGGCCGAAACGGCCGGCGAGCTCGGCAAGTCGATCGGAGTCGCCAACCTGCTGGCCGTGATGCAGGTGCTCGACAACGCCGCCGCCCGGATGCGGATCAGCCTGCACACCCGCACACTCGCCGAGATGGCCATCGTGCGGGCCTGCGAGCTCGAAGACCTGCAGGAGCTGGCCAACCTGGCCGCCGAGCTGCGGGGCGACGCGCCGCCCGCCCCCCGGCCGAGCCGGCCGCCGGCGCCAAGGCCGCCAGCGCCCGAAACCGTCGCGCCCGCTCCCACATCGCCGCAAGCCTCGCCATCGCCGGCGCCCACGCCGCGGCCCAACGTCCAGCAGCGCACTGTCCAGCAGCCCAGCCAGCAGCAAAACAGCGCCCCGCCGGCCGTCGCCCCACCGGCTGCGAGCGCCGCGCCTGCGAGCGCCGCGCCGCCGCCGGCTGCTGAGCCGCCCGCCCGCGCGGAATCGGCCAACGCGGCTCCCGAGGGGCTCGCCGCGCAGTTCGCCCAGCTGAGCAGCCGCGCCCCACGGCAGGCCGCCCCGGCAGCCGCCGCGCAGGGCTCGCCTCAAGCCGCCGCAGGCGGAGAGCAAGCGCCAGCCGCGGAGGCGTCGGCCGCAGACGCGGCGACGCCCGAGCCGGCCGGCGTCGCCCCGCCTCCGCCCGATAGCCCGATCGACAACAACCTGGCCGCCACGCTGTGGCGCCAAGCCTCCGAAGCGGTGGGTGGGCTCGCGGCGACGTTCGCGTCGTCGGCCAGCCGAGTGGAAGTCGGCGCAGGCGACCGCTGGACCGTCGTCTTCTCCGATGCGATGAGCAAGGAGCAGTGCGAGCAGCCGGCCCGTCGGACCGAGTTGAACACGGCGCTGGCCCGCTCGGCGGGGCGGAAGATCGAGCTGACGCTTCAGATCGATCCCACCGCAGCGCCGCCACCCGAACCGGCGGCGCGCGTCTCGCCCCGCGAGAAACGCGCCCAGGTGGCCGAGCAGCCGTTCGTCCGCCGGGCGTTGGAGTTGTTCGAGTCCGAGCCCGAGAGGCTGCGCTACACCCCGCCGAAGGGAGAATGA
- a CDS encoding DinB family protein, whose product MFPIDSLLEEYLAGPQLLAEAVAGMSGDQLTARPVEGRWSTLEVVCHLVDSDAVHACRMKWVIAECGPPLPNSDETRWIERLPCHARSAAEEIELLSLQRRQMARILHATPPEAFARTGNHSEEGAVTLATLLERAVRHLPHHLPFIAEKRAALGV is encoded by the coding sequence ATGTTTCCTATCGACTCGCTGCTCGAGGAATACCTGGCCGGCCCCCAGCTGCTGGCCGAGGCGGTCGCCGGTATGAGCGGCGACCAGCTCACCGCGCGACCCGTCGAGGGCCGCTGGAGCACGCTCGAGGTGGTCTGCCACTTGGTCGACAGCGACGCCGTGCACGCCTGCCGGATGAAGTGGGTGATCGCCGAGTGCGGGCCGCCCCTGCCGAACTCGGACGAAACGCGATGGATCGAGCGTCTGCCGTGCCACGCCCGCTCGGCCGCCGAGGAGATCGAGTTGCTGTCGCTGCAGCGTCGCCAGATGGCGCGGATCCTCCACGCCACGCCCCCCGAGGCGTTCGCTCGCACGGGCAACCACTCCGAGGAGGGCGCCGTCACCCTCGCCACGCTGCTCGAGAGGGCCGTGCGCCACCTGCCGCACCACCTGCCGTTCATCGCCGAGAAGCGGGCGGCGTTGGGCGTCTGA
- a CDS encoding HEAT repeat domain-containing protein, which yields MAEHDEARIQVGATWILKRWHDEGALPVERSVESIVRILKKAAHWEVRLHLLQILADHSLPARSITALQKLLPTLLADDNKLVRAWAISVLAATADQRKALRHNVDSLLREAENDEAASVRARVRQIRKRYKWLASTA from the coding sequence ATGGCGGAGCACGACGAAGCAAGAATTCAAGTCGGGGCAACATGGATTCTTAAACGATGGCATGATGAAGGTGCTCTACCGGTTGAGAGATCCGTTGAGAGTATCGTCAGAATTCTGAAAAAGGCCGCTCACTGGGAAGTTCGACTTCACCTGCTCCAGATATTAGCCGACCATAGCCTGCCGGCGAGATCGATAACGGCTCTGCAGAAGTTGCTGCCGACTCTGCTGGCTGATGACAACAAACTGGTCCGTGCCTGGGCTATCAGCGTGCTGGCGGCAACTGCCGACCAACGCAAAGCCTTGCGGCACAACGTCGACTCCCTCTTGCGAGAGGCAGAAAACGATGAAGCCGCATCGGTTCGAGCCCGGGTGCGTCAGATACGGAAGCGTTACAAGTGGTTAGCCTCAACTGCGTAA